The following proteins are co-located in the Flectobacillus major DSM 103 genome:
- a CDS encoding family 20 glycosylhydrolase, producing MEVKVLMVGLLTFLSHFFALSQTPTYPSLIPLPRQLTWTSRAFDLTQARAVYYNDRRLKSEAIFLQKQLSKKGYKVKVLFQKNAPLQGISLSLGQVITSHLPEEAYQLEVFSQKVMLKANTSHGVFNGIQTFLQLQKNKEIQGCSIKDSPAFAWRGYLVDVGRNYQSIPQLKEQIDVMASYKLNVFHFHLTEDVAWRLALKKYPQLTDANTMLRQKGKFYSHADMMQLIDYCKERHIEFVPEIDMPGHSQAFERAMGVSMQSKEGVQIVKEIIKEVCQTYPINYLHIGGDEVKITNHDFLPEMTQYVKSFGRKVIGWSPGGNLPQETIRQLWMGHESIPEGEVYIDSRHLYINHIDPLEVVTMLFQRNIGDRSQSDKQVLGATLCLWHDRNIRQEKDLLTMNALYPSMLAFSERTWVGGGQTQWVTNIDAKEVDAVAKFDNFEKRLLVQKIQNFKDKPFPYHPQGHIRWQLFGPFFNHGKLDSAFVPEQTHFLNQNPIPNQEALGGTVVLRHWWSPVVKGVLANPQENTTWYTIQKIWMPADTTAYCWIGFNNISRSMATAVPPSSQWDTRASKVWVNNQLIQAPSWANAGQNPTLEQPLTDEGYEYRQPIRIQLHKGWNEIKVKAPVGTFKGSDWQNPVKWMFTVLPFFE from the coding sequence ATGGAAGTAAAAGTATTAATGGTAGGTTTGTTAACATTTTTGAGTCATTTTTTTGCATTGAGTCAAACGCCAACTTATCCAAGTTTAATACCCTTGCCCAGACAACTTACATGGACATCACGAGCATTTGACTTGACTCAGGCAAGGGCCGTTTACTACAATGATAGACGTTTAAAATCCGAAGCAATTTTTTTACAGAAACAGCTTTCAAAAAAGGGATACAAGGTAAAAGTGCTTTTTCAGAAAAATGCTCCTCTACAAGGCATTAGTTTGAGTTTAGGTCAAGTTATTACCAGCCATTTACCTGAAGAAGCTTATCAACTTGAGGTGTTTTCTCAAAAAGTGATGCTGAAAGCTAATACCTCGCACGGGGTTTTTAATGGCATACAAACCTTTTTACAGCTACAAAAAAACAAGGAGATTCAGGGTTGTTCTATCAAGGACAGCCCAGCTTTTGCATGGCGAGGCTATTTGGTAGATGTTGGTCGAAACTACCAATCTATACCTCAACTCAAAGAGCAAATCGACGTGATGGCCAGTTATAAGCTCAATGTTTTTCATTTCCACCTGACCGAAGATGTAGCTTGGAGATTAGCACTAAAAAAATATCCTCAACTTACCGATGCAAACACAATGTTGCGTCAAAAAGGGAAGTTTTATAGTCATGCTGACATGATGCAATTGATAGACTATTGCAAAGAACGACATATCGAATTTGTTCCAGAAATAGATATGCCAGGTCATAGTCAGGCATTTGAACGAGCGATGGGGGTATCGATGCAGAGCAAAGAAGGTGTACAAATTGTCAAAGAAATTATCAAAGAAGTTTGTCAAACATACCCTATCAACTATTTGCATATTGGTGGCGATGAGGTAAAAATTACCAATCATGATTTTTTGCCAGAAATGACTCAATATGTCAAAAGTTTTGGAAGAAAAGTGATTGGCTGGTCGCCTGGGGGGAATTTGCCCCAGGAGACCATCAGACAATTATGGATGGGACACGAGTCTATTCCTGAGGGAGAAGTTTACATCGATTCTCGACATTTGTACATCAATCATATCGACCCGCTGGAGGTTGTTACGATGCTTTTTCAACGAAATATTGGCGACCGTTCACAATCAGACAAACAAGTATTAGGAGCAACCTTATGTCTCTGGCATGATAGAAATATTCGTCAAGAAAAAGATTTATTGACTATGAATGCCTTATATCCTAGTATGTTAGCTTTTTCGGAACGAACGTGGGTTGGAGGTGGACAAACTCAGTGGGTGACCAATATCGATGCAAAAGAGGTGGATGCAGTTGCTAAATTTGACAATTTTGAAAAAAGATTACTTGTACAAAAAATACAAAACTTTAAGGATAAACCTTTTCCCTATCACCCGCAAGGACATATCCGTTGGCAACTGTTTGGTCCATTTTTTAATCATGGAAAACTTGATAGCGCTTTTGTCCCAGAACAAACCCATTTTCTAAATCAAAACCCCATACCTAACCAAGAAGCACTAGGCGGTACTGTTGTTTTACGGCATTGGTGGTCACCCGTTGTAAAAGGAGTATTAGCTAATCCACAAGAAAATACCACTTGGTATACTATCCAAAAAATCTGGATGCCCGCCGATACCACTGCCTATTGCTGGATAGGATTCAATAATATTTCTAGGTCGATGGCTACCGCTGTTCCGCCTTCATCTCAATGGGACACCCGTGCAAGTAAAGTTTGGGTCAATAATCAACTCATACAAGCTCCTTCATGGGCGAATGCAGGGCAGAATCCTACCTTGGAACAGCCCTTAACAGACGAAGGATATGAATATCGTCAACCGATTAGGATACAACTACATAAAGGCTGGAATGAAATAAAAGTTAAAGCTCCTGTAGGTACTTTTAAAGGAAGCGATTGGCAAAATCCCGTGAAATGGATGTTTACAGTTTTGCCATTTTTTGAATAA
- a CDS encoding sialate O-acetylesterase produces the protein MKKYLFTLLGKLLCLSLVAQAQLELPAIFSDNMVLQQKMAIPVWGKSCRGCEVNVSFDGFSLKTKTDKNGNWKINMPAHTAGGPFQLQVSSQKQRLVFQNILVGEVWLCAGQSNMEFRLEQTKNAKQEISQADNAQIRLFRMTPRASARPLAKVVFSDTLLSDLQAGKFYEPTSWQLCTPETAAKFSAVGYYFGKQLQQKLNVPIGLICNAVGGTTTQAYIDSASLASHPQLRQFVDKDWLQKAQDIHPWVLERSNENLALVLQDATPNRKLLHPFAGSFLFNNGIKPLAPFAIKGVIWYQGESNATHPEIHTPLFETLVKSWRKTWNQSDFPIYTVQLPAIANRSGWPAFRASQFELSQKISNVGMIVSIDTGDSLDVHPTDKKPIGERLSLLALAKTYQLPLDYSGPIFKEYQQKGNQVELWFDFASKLQTNDGLNPKGFLLQGFNLGGTEASFFYPEKITLFSDKIILTLPSDKQVTQINYAWLPNPKCNIVNEANLPLMPFKIALKGNF, from the coding sequence ATGAAAAAATATCTTTTTACACTTCTAGGCAAATTGCTGTGCTTGAGTCTAGTGGCACAAGCACAGCTTGAATTACCCGCTATTTTTAGCGATAACATGGTATTGCAGCAGAAAATGGCTATCCCTGTTTGGGGAAAATCATGTCGAGGTTGTGAAGTAAATGTTTCGTTTGATGGATTTTCACTAAAAACTAAGACAGATAAAAATGGTAATTGGAAAATCAATATGCCTGCTCACACCGCAGGAGGGCCTTTTCAACTACAGGTTAGCTCTCAAAAACAGCGCCTAGTTTTTCAAAATATTCTAGTGGGCGAAGTGTGGCTTTGTGCTGGGCAGTCCAATATGGAATTTCGTTTGGAGCAAACCAAAAATGCTAAACAGGAAATATCACAAGCGGATAATGCTCAAATTCGATTGTTTCGCATGACACCCCGTGCTAGTGCTCGTCCCTTGGCGAAGGTGGTATTTAGTGATACTCTTTTATCTGATTTACAAGCAGGTAAGTTTTATGAGCCTACGAGCTGGCAACTATGTACGCCCGAAACGGCTGCTAAGTTTTCGGCGGTGGGTTATTATTTTGGGAAACAGTTACAGCAAAAGCTCAATGTACCAATTGGGCTCATTTGTAATGCCGTTGGTGGCACTACTACCCAAGCCTATATCGATTCGGCAAGTTTGGCTTCGCATCCTCAATTACGGCAGTTTGTGGATAAAGATTGGCTACAAAAAGCTCAGGATATTCATCCTTGGGTATTGGAACGAAGCAATGAAAATCTGGCTCTTGTGCTACAGGATGCTACGCCCAATCGTAAATTATTACATCCTTTTGCGGGTTCTTTCTTGTTTAATAATGGCATAAAACCTCTAGCTCCATTTGCCATCAAAGGCGTGATTTGGTATCAGGGTGAATCCAATGCCACACATCCCGAAATTCATACACCTTTGTTTGAGACTTTGGTAAAAAGCTGGCGAAAAACATGGAATCAAAGTGATTTTCCCATTTATACAGTCCAATTGCCCGCCATTGCTAATCGTTCTGGCTGGCCTGCTTTTCGTGCGAGTCAGTTTGAGTTGAGTCAAAAAATCAGTAACGTTGGCATGATTGTGAGTATCGATACTGGGGACTCATTAGATGTCCACCCGACTGACAAAAAGCCCATTGGCGAGCGACTGAGTTTATTAGCTTTAGCCAAAACCTATCAGTTACCTCTTGATTATTCAGGACCGATTTTTAAAGAATATCAGCAAAAAGGCAATCAAGTTGAGCTATGGTTTGATTTTGCAAGTAAATTACAAACCAACGATGGCCTAAATCCCAAAGGTTTTCTCTTGCAAGGATTTAATCTGGGTGGTACAGAAGCATCTTTCTTTTATCCAGAAAAAATAACGCTCTTTTCTGATAAAATAATCCTTACTTTGCCCTCGGATAAACAGGTTACGCAAATCAATTATGCTTGGTTACCCAATCCAAAATGCAATATTGTCAACGAAGCAAATTTACCCTTGATGCCGTTTAAGATAGCATTAAAAGGAAATTTTTAA
- a CDS encoding GDSL-type esterase/lipase family protein, translating into MKIKFAIGCVFGLFFAFMAQAQQVKYRFPDSLFSTYYHQRVALFKVLPKTSKDIIMLGNSITDGGEWAEMFQNSHIKNRGISGDISAGVLNRIDEVAERKPAKVFLLIGTNDLARGISPDSVVKNIRQIVTILHETSPKTQIFVQSIFPVNESFKKFGGHTSKKPEIIQVNQSLKNLSNSLSFVYLDVYTSLVDETGRMNPKFTNDGLHLLGEGYLAWKKVIEEYLN; encoded by the coding sequence ATGAAAATCAAATTTGCAATAGGCTGTGTATTCGGCCTATTTTTTGCCTTTATGGCACAAGCACAACAAGTAAAGTATCGTTTTCCAGATTCTTTATTTTCAACCTATTACCATCAAAGAGTGGCGCTTTTTAAGGTTTTACCCAAAACTTCAAAAGACATTATTATGTTGGGCAACAGTATTACTGATGGCGGAGAATGGGCAGAAATGTTTCAAAATTCTCATATCAAAAATAGAGGTATCAGTGGCGATATTAGCGCAGGGGTTTTGAACAGAATCGATGAAGTGGCTGAACGAAAACCAGCTAAGGTATTTTTGTTAATAGGGACTAATGATTTGGCTAGAGGAATTTCGCCAGACAGTGTGGTCAAAAATATACGCCAGATTGTGACCATTTTGCATGAGACATCTCCTAAAACGCAGATTTTTGTACAAAGTATTTTTCCTGTGAATGAATCTTTTAAGAAATTCGGAGGACATACGAGCAAAAAGCCTGAAATCATCCAAGTAAATCAATCTTTGAAAAATCTAAGCAACTCATTGTCATTTGTGTATCTCGATGTATATACAAGTTTGGTAGACGAAACAGGTCGAATGAATCCCAAATTCACTAATGATGGACTTCATTTATTAGGAGAGGGGTATTTGGCTTGGAAAAAAGTGATAGAAGAGTATCTTAATTAG
- a CDS encoding YdcF family protein, translated as MLPEEKIYNYLNKCCVPQHPDFILVLGSSDLRVPKFAAEYFLENPVSYIVVSGGLGKVTNEIWTETEAQKFSKVMIDLGVPSEKIYLEEKASNTGENILFSKKIIEQYDLPHREGLLIAKPYMTRRAYNTAAQQWPEVKWSTSAEPLTYHEYLELVDNQETFIHLIVGDLQRIKVYGELGFQIPEQVPTDVWEAYKELVDRGYNRYVMA; from the coding sequence ATGTTGCCCGAAGAGAAAATTTATAATTATTTAAATAAGTGTTGTGTACCTCAACATCCCGATTTTATTTTGGTATTGGGTAGTAGCGATTTGCGAGTGCCGAAGTTTGCGGCTGAATATTTTTTAGAAAATCCTGTAAGCTACATCGTTGTTTCAGGAGGTTTGGGCAAAGTCACCAATGAAATCTGGACGGAGACAGAAGCACAAAAGTTTTCCAAAGTCATGATAGATTTGGGCGTTCCATCTGAGAAAATTTATTTAGAAGAAAAGGCCTCTAACACAGGTGAAAATATACTTTTTTCCAAAAAAATTATTGAACAATATGACTTACCGCACCGTGAAGGTTTGTTGATTGCCAAACCTTACATGACTCGCCGAGCTTATAATACCGCTGCTCAACAGTGGCCTGAGGTAAAATGGTCGACCTCAGCCGAACCACTGACTTATCATGAATATTTAGAATTGGTAGACAATCAAGAAACCTTTATTCACTTGATTGTCGGTGATTTGCAACGTATAAAAGTATATGGAGAATTGGGCTTTCAGATTCCAGAACAAGTACCTACGGATGTTTGGGAAGCATATAAAGAGCTGGTTGATAGAGGATATAATCGGTATGTGATGGCGTAA
- a CDS encoding PA14 domain-containing protein has translation MKSYKPMAVLSTAFLCAVLGTASLGSGSTFTGFKPSTKPTIAPTPRPREAWVLRSVLDSRTRVLSISLHNNLWIAYNTKTASLYKAWSGKINFNGPVYTSSHGPQPISTGITYMEEPDENPWRIEVNGKQVTPEVNYKGHTILNNQVILKYELAYQGQRILVEEKPEYFEVGNGKAGYERVFTVKNIPTDAKVSVNMHLASLLATTDYSTDGKFTISNQRDEQSQNQAFKAIDGKLTLNNTGTTTFSIHLTPKPEQPLASQTMSRSEMIANLFAKSDCNTCHNQDVKTVGPSYKAIAERYENNEQNRNTLIAKVIKGGAGNWGQIPMSPHPTLKKEDADAMVSYIMSLDAAKEREQAASKLMPRPAYKIILKAEKPNQSAKTEKQGIAINVYQFANAIGEVPEVNDEMLPIKSGSINALHLDEQDFGDMKDNFAIYASGFINIKKTTNIDFRLVCDDGGKLFIDNKLIIDNGVNHGLQPTDGEIILKPGKHPFRLEYYQGLYGKGLSLQWRPYGSKAFVVVPPSVFTYKESAIKNTGQTAIKVQKNDIPGDQSPLVAVHPSFTLSQARPDNFQPKVGGMDFLSDGRMVVSTWDSLGSVYIIDGRNAASPSDIQVKRIAYGLAEPLGLKVVDDEIYIMQKQELTKLVDLNKDEIIDEYQTICNGWKVSANFHEFAFGLVYKDGYFYGTLATAINPGGASTKPQIPDRGKAIKISKKDGSFSFVASGLRTPNGIGLGVDNEIFIADNQGDWLPANKIVHLQEGAWYGSRSVDFEGTANRQETLPVVWLTQDEIGNSPSQPAKLNIGPYQNQMIHGDVTHGGIKRVFAEKINGTYQGAVFRFTQGLEAGVNRLVWSPDGTLYIGGVGSTGNWGHAGKLSYGLQKLTFNNNIAFEMLAVRAKSDGVEIEFTEPLKEGVGEKASDYDIRQWWFKPTGDYGGPKLDNESLPVKSVNVSSDRKKVTLQLAGMKSKHVVYIHLNRKTIVSQNGNNLWSTEAWYTMNVLP, from the coding sequence ATGAAATCTTACAAGCCCATGGCTGTGCTAAGTACCGCATTTTTATGTGCGGTACTTGGTACGGCCAGTCTTGGTTCAGGCAGTACTTTTACTGGCTTTAAACCATCCACAAAACCAACTATCGCCCCTACTCCACGTCCTCGTGAAGCATGGGTTTTACGCTCTGTTCTTGATTCAAGAACCAGAGTTTTAAGTATCTCCTTGCACAATAATCTTTGGATTGCTTACAATACTAAAACAGCCTCATTGTACAAAGCTTGGTCTGGAAAAATCAATTTCAATGGCCCCGTTTACACTTCTTCGCATGGCCCACAACCCATTTCAACGGGTATTACCTACATGGAAGAACCTGACGAAAACCCGTGGCGCATCGAAGTAAACGGCAAACAAGTTACACCCGAAGTTAACTACAAAGGTCACACTATTCTGAACAATCAGGTTATCCTGAAATACGAATTAGCCTATCAAGGTCAGAGAATTTTAGTAGAAGAAAAACCAGAATACTTTGAGGTTGGAAATGGCAAAGCGGGTTACGAACGTGTATTTACGGTAAAAAATATACCCACTGATGCTAAAGTATCTGTAAATATGCACTTGGCTTCGCTACTGGCTACCACTGATTATTCAACGGATGGGAAATTTACAATAAGTAATCAACGTGATGAGCAAAGCCAAAATCAGGCTTTTAAAGCAATTGATGGAAAACTGACGCTAAACAATACGGGTACAACTACTTTTTCTATTCACCTAACACCAAAACCAGAACAACCTCTAGCTTCGCAAACGATGAGCAGGTCAGAAATGATTGCGAATCTTTTTGCCAAAAGTGATTGTAATACCTGTCATAATCAGGACGTAAAAACGGTGGGGCCATCGTACAAAGCCATCGCTGAACGTTACGAAAACAATGAGCAAAACCGCAATACGCTTATTGCCAAGGTAATCAAAGGCGGAGCTGGTAATTGGGGACAAATCCCGATGTCGCCACACCCTACTTTAAAAAAGGAAGATGCTGATGCAATGGTTTCTTACATCATGAGTCTCGATGCAGCCAAAGAAAGAGAACAAGCTGCAAGTAAACTGATGCCAAGACCTGCCTACAAGATTATTCTCAAAGCAGAAAAACCAAACCAATCCGCTAAAACCGAAAAACAAGGTATCGCCATCAACGTGTATCAATTTGCCAATGCTATTGGTGAAGTCCCTGAAGTAAATGATGAAATGTTACCTATAAAATCTGGTTCTATCAATGCTTTGCACTTAGATGAACAAGATTTTGGTGACATGAAAGATAACTTTGCCATTTATGCCAGCGGTTTTATCAACATCAAAAAAACAACCAATATTGACTTTAGATTAGTTTGTGATGATGGCGGTAAACTCTTTATTGATAACAAACTAATTATCGATAATGGTGTAAATCACGGCCTGCAACCTACCGATGGCGAAATTATTTTGAAACCGGGTAAACATCCATTCAGATTAGAATATTACCAAGGTTTGTACGGCAAAGGGCTTTCGTTACAATGGCGACCTTACGGTAGCAAGGCTTTTGTAGTAGTACCGCCTTCTGTGTTTACTTATAAAGAATCTGCCATTAAAAATACAGGACAAACAGCTATTAAGGTTCAGAAAAATGATATTCCGGGCGACCAATCACCATTGGTTGCTGTGCATCCAAGCTTTACTTTATCGCAGGCAAGACCAGACAATTTTCAGCCCAAAGTAGGTGGAATGGATTTTCTATCTGATGGTAGAATGGTTGTGAGTACTTGGGATTCTCTGGGCTCTGTGTATATTATTGACGGACGCAATGCGGCTTCGCCAAGTGATATTCAAGTGAAACGCATTGCCTATGGGCTTGCCGAACCTTTGGGTTTGAAAGTGGTGGATGATGAAATTTACATCATGCAAAAGCAAGAACTCACCAAACTAGTTGACTTAAATAAAGACGAGATTATTGATGAGTACCAAACCATTTGTAATGGCTGGAAAGTCTCGGCCAACTTCCATGAATTTGCTTTTGGGCTAGTTTATAAAGATGGCTATTTCTACGGAACACTCGCTACAGCCATTAACCCGGGTGGTGCAAGTACCAAACCACAAATTCCTGACCGTGGAAAAGCCATCAAAATTTCAAAGAAAGATGGTTCATTCTCGTTTGTAGCTTCGGGTTTAAGAACACCTAACGGCATAGGTTTAGGCGTAGATAATGAAATTTTTATCGCTGATAATCAAGGAGACTGGTTACCTGCCAACAAAATTGTTCATTTACAAGAAGGTGCTTGGTATGGTTCTCGTTCGGTAGATTTTGAAGGTACTGCCAATCGTCAAGAAACGCTGCCTGTAGTGTGGCTTACACAAGACGAAATTGGTAATTCGCCAAGCCAGCCAGCTAAACTTAATATTGGCCCTTATCAAAACCAAATGATTCATGGCGATGTAACCCACGGAGGAATCAAAAGAGTATTTGCCGAAAAAATAAACGGTACGTATCAAGGTGCAGTATTTAGATTTACGCAAGGTTTAGAAGCTGGTGTAAATCGCCTTGTGTGGAGTCCAGACGGCACATTGTATATTGGCGGTGTGGGTTCAACTGGCAACTGGGGACACGCTGGAAAACTTAGTTATGGTTTACAAAAACTCACTTTCAATAATAACATAGCTTTTGAAATGCTGGCAGTACGTGCCAAATCGGATGGTGTAGAAATTGAATTTACAGAACCATTGAAGGAAGGTGTTGGCGAAAAAGCGTCAGACTATGACATTCGTCAATGGTGGTTTAAGCCAACTGGCGATTATGGTGGCCCTAAATTAGATAATGAAAGCTTACCTGTAAAATCAGTAAATGTATCTAGCGACCGCAAGAAAGTAACGCTACAATTGGCTGGCATGAAAAGTAAACACGTCGTTTATATCCATTTGAACCGAAAAACGATTGTCAGTCAAAATGGCAATAATCTGTGGAGTACCGAAGCTTGGTACACGATGAATGTTTTACCATAA
- a CDS encoding RagB/SusD family nutrient uptake outer membrane protein encodes MKKNLISKYLSRFTACAILSLTVGCTNLDEELFDRITSENFLQTRDDVTRDFLRAFEHSYWSIQGGNTFMLQENSSDEMMTPNRQGDWFDGGQFQRVHYHTWTPNDGFTSDPWNALYGGITLATNSLEDLEGITDPAKFEMTRAELDGMIAELKVLRAWLNIRLLDFYRNIVIVTKVKGQSAGGLQVPPQEAFNFIEKELKDAIPQLSTNTTLGNNVAGRWTKGGAAALLVRLYLNAKVYTGTDRFADCAKVAQDIISGQYGTYALESRWDAPFDYTNPTSKETIFGFPGSFSLTHWQYDGGMYFWMLPNLAPSYFGFTDFGNANPKYAMQPGLDVDSVEYNFTLGKPFIKFQKYKDDLRLKKYKNLGNSKREGMFLYGYLPYINSAGKQDTVRGFKGPYPLFFRDQVGRFLDAKPGTKIADKVSNMNNADNNSGLYPVKYPYYPSSDQNKISSAYAEIRFAEIYYSLAECKYRAGDKAGAAVLLNTVRKRNYPEGSSSLYSASGSELTDREMLDEWMREFLAEGRRRTDLVRWGVFSTGTWWDKNPDKDNHTDIFPIGQNVLNASPQLKQNPGY; translated from the coding sequence ATGAAAAAGAATCTTATTTCAAAATACCTATCTCGATTTACGGCCTGTGCGATTCTCTCGTTGACGGTAGGCTGTACCAATCTGGACGAAGAATTATTCGATAGAATTACTTCTGAAAACTTCCTACAAACACGTGATGACGTAACACGAGATTTCTTGCGTGCATTTGAGCATAGTTATTGGAGTATTCAAGGTGGCAATACATTTATGCTACAAGAAAATAGCTCCGACGAAATGATGACACCCAACCGCCAAGGCGACTGGTTTGATGGTGGTCAGTTTCAACGTGTACACTACCATACTTGGACACCCAACGACGGCTTCACTAGCGACCCTTGGAATGCCCTTTACGGCGGTATAACACTAGCAACGAATTCGCTTGAAGACTTGGAGGGTATCACTGACCCCGCCAAATTCGAGATGACACGTGCCGAATTAGACGGAATGATTGCCGAGCTAAAAGTACTTCGTGCATGGTTAAATATCCGTTTACTGGATTTTTACAGAAATATCGTAATCGTTACCAAAGTAAAAGGACAAAGTGCTGGTGGACTACAAGTACCTCCACAGGAAGCTTTCAACTTTATTGAAAAAGAACTGAAAGATGCAATTCCACAACTTTCTACCAATACTACTTTGGGTAATAACGTAGCTGGACGCTGGACAAAAGGCGGTGCAGCCGCACTATTAGTAAGGCTTTATTTGAATGCAAAAGTATATACTGGCACAGACCGCTTTGCCGATTGTGCCAAAGTAGCTCAGGATATAATCAGCGGACAATATGGCACTTATGCTCTTGAAAGCCGCTGGGATGCACCATTCGACTATACCAATCCTACCTCTAAAGAAACTATTTTCGGCTTTCCGGGAAGTTTCAGCTTAACACACTGGCAGTATGATGGCGGTATGTATTTTTGGATGTTGCCCAACCTAGCTCCAAGCTATTTTGGATTTACTGATTTTGGTAATGCCAACCCTAAATATGCTATGCAACCCGGCCTTGATGTGGATAGTGTAGAGTATAATTTCACTTTGGGTAAGCCTTTTATCAAATTCCAAAAATACAAAGATGACCTTCGTTTGAAAAAATACAAAAACCTAGGAAATAGCAAGCGTGAAGGGATGTTCTTGTATGGCTATTTGCCTTATATCAATTCGGCAGGGAAACAAGATACAGTAAGAGGCTTTAAAGGCCCTTATCCTCTTTTCTTTAGAGATCAAGTTGGTCGGTTCTTAGATGCCAAACCAGGAACAAAAATTGCCGATAAGGTTTCAAATATGAACAATGCTGATAATAATTCAGGGCTTTATCCAGTAAAATACCCTTATTACCCAAGCAGCGACCAAAATAAAATCTCTTCGGCTTATGCAGAAATTCGTTTTGCTGAAATTTATTACTCTTTAGCTGAATGTAAATACAGAGCTGGCGACAAAGCTGGTGCTGCGGTATTACTAAATACTGTCCGCAAACGCAACTATCCAGAGGGTTCTTCAAGTTTATATAGTGCTAGCGGTAGCGAACTTACAGACCGCGAAATGCTTGACGAATGGATGCGTGAATTCTTGGCTGAAGGCCGTAGAAGAACCGACTTAGTACGTTGGGGTGTGTTTAGCACTGGTACTTGGTGGGATAAAAATCCTGATAAAGATAACCATACAGACATCTTCCCAATCGGACAAAATGTATTGAATGCTTCGCCACAATTAAAGCAAAACCCTGGTTACTAA